In the Pseudoliparis swirei isolate HS2019 ecotype Mariana Trench chromosome 19, NWPU_hadal_v1, whole genome shotgun sequence genome, one interval contains:
- the tctn1 gene encoding tectonic-1 isoform X4: MAVSAAVFLTTSNLFCLFLLSTAVTAHGNTTSYNLNTVYGDQNVTYNVTDNYTTTQPTEFDSTTPTTSNYISTDEPVQPTTPAEPLPVTRRLLPPVTEVGSVCPCDIDTDVCDINCCCDRACSEEVALFTGCLVDYVSGKKQLCSIDVATYLLGRTVDGFSELKSSVRNKTNYDAFCIQSQNRVDGLSHPSPALPTESNFDSLFKEFTSFIFGSEENGGLVTPAQLQSLSGYQFGDVMVTAGESGQRGMFWLPGPCITADCMDTSPAVFLKDQSSWCSRRVVLQQDCVSLPALRMDTYTDIRLFAGKTQDAAMRVMLLELVPVEVASVVLQSVDGTQTALKVNGEEHLNPVLLNSTFCANVVLKVAYVTKYNPAGEIVNVTVSLVLGFVRKAALRLEQEFHITFVQENGEEVAVHYSGNPGYVVGLPLVSGTRTAEGIARSVNPRDTVSLLHSAEDQDCLQGPHQRSPVLFGLDSVSGCTLRQHMQHICSMCSDWKMLSTAPWSFRCFWMF, translated from the exons GGTATATGGTGACCAGAACGTAACATATAATGTTACGGACAACTATACAACCACACAGCCGACAGAGTTTGACTCGACAACCCCAACAACATCGAACTACATCAGTACAGACGAGCCTGTTCAGCCGACAACGCCCGCTGAACCTCTGCCCGTCACCCGCCGTCTGCTCCCTCCTGTCACTGAAG TTGGCAGCGTGTGTCCCTGTGACATAGACACGGATGTGTGTGACATCAACTGCTGCTGTGATAGAGCATGTAGTGAGGAGGTGGCTCTGTTCACCGGCTGCTTAGTGGACTACGTCAG TGGCAAAAAGCAGCTGTGCAGCATTGATGTAGCAACTTACTTATTAGGGAGAACGGTTGATGGCTTCTCAGAGCTAAAGTCATCTGTCCGGAACAAAACTAATTATGACGCCTTCTGCATTCAGTCACAGAACC GTGTTGATGGGTTATCTCACCCTTCTCCTGCTCTTCCAACTGAAAGCAACTTTGACTCACTTTTTAAGGAATTCACCAGCTTTATTTTTGGCTCAGAGGAGAACGGTGGTTTGGTGACCCCTGCACAGCTCCAGTCCTTGTCTGGATACCAG TTTGGGGATGTGATGGTGACAGCGGGAGAGAGTGGACAGAGAGGAATGTTCTGGCTGCCAGGTCCTTGTATCACTGCTGACTGCATGGACACCAGTCCTGCAG TGTTTCTAAAGGATCAGAGCAGCTGGTGTTCTCGGCGTGTAGTCCTGCAGCAGGACTGTGTATCTCTGCCCGCTCTTCGCATGGACACCTACACCGACATCCGGCTCTTTGCA GGGAAGACTCAAGATGCAGCA ATGCGTGTGATGTTGCTGGAGCTTGTTCCTGTGGAGGTGGCTTCAGTCGTCCTGCAGTCTGTCGATGGGACTCAGACAGCGCTGAAGGTCAATGGAGAAGAACACCTCAACCCTGTTCTCCTGAACTCGACCTTCTGTGCTAATGTGGTGCTGAAG GTTGCTTATGTGACTAAGTACAACCCAGCTGGTGAAATAGTGAATGTGACGGTGTCTTTGGTACTTGGATTTGTCCGTAAAGCAGCACTACGCCTGGAACAGGAGTTTCACATCACATTTGTCCAG GAGAATGGGGAGGAGGTGGCCGTCCACTACAGTGGAAATCCAGGTTATGTGGTTGGACTACCTCTTGTGTCTGGAACAAGAACAGCAGA AGGGATTGCTCGAAGCGTCAACCCTCGAGACACAGTATCTCTTCTCCATAGTGCTGAGGACCAGGATTGTCTGCAGGGACCACATCAACGCTCCCCTGTCTTGTTCGGTCTGGACTCTGTGTCCGGCTGCACATTAAGGCAACACATGCAACACATCTGCTCAATGTGTTCAG ACTGGAAGATGCTGTCAACTGCTCCTtggtccttcaggtgcttttggATGTTCTGA
- the tctn1 gene encoding tectonic-1 isoform X2 encodes MAVSAAVFLTTSNLFCLFLLSTAVTAHGNTTSYNLNTVYGDQNVTYNVTDNYTTTQPTEFDSTTPTTSNYISTDEPVQPTTPAEPLPVTRRLLPPVTEVGSVCPCDIDTDVCDINCCCDRACSEEVALFTGCLVDYVSGKKQLCSIDVATYLLGRTVDGFSELKSSVRNKTNYDAFCIQSQNRVDGLSHPSPALPTESNFDSLFKEFTSFIFGSEENGGLVTPAQLQSLSGYQFGDVMVTAGESGQRGMFWLPGPCITADCMDTSPAVFLKDQSSWCSRRVVLQQDCVSLPALRMDTYTDIRLFAGKTQDAAELVPVEVASVVLQSVDGTQTALKVNGEEHLNPVLLNSTFCANVVLKVAYVTKYNPAGEIVNVTVSLVLGFVRKAALRLEQEFHITFVQENGEEVAVHYSGNPGYVVGLPLVSGTRTAEGIARSVNPRDTVSLLHSAEDQDCLQGPHQRSPVLFGLDSVSGCTLRLEDAVNCSLVLQVLLDVLRGPNAMFVASFGNSPLDYPSDWVPIESTFNPGEAQKCRIPMSLHIEIEWTKYGSLVNPQAQIVSIKEVIQTNTTSLDKLSGGSSLLSIRSSVAFVPVSAAALPGYRATPTINAKLPFDFFFPFV; translated from the exons GGTATATGGTGACCAGAACGTAACATATAATGTTACGGACAACTATACAACCACACAGCCGACAGAGTTTGACTCGACAACCCCAACAACATCGAACTACATCAGTACAGACGAGCCTGTTCAGCCGACAACGCCCGCTGAACCTCTGCCCGTCACCCGCCGTCTGCTCCCTCCTGTCACTGAAG TTGGCAGCGTGTGTCCCTGTGACATAGACACGGATGTGTGTGACATCAACTGCTGCTGTGATAGAGCATGTAGTGAGGAGGTGGCTCTGTTCACCGGCTGCTTAGTGGACTACGTCAG TGGCAAAAAGCAGCTGTGCAGCATTGATGTAGCAACTTACTTATTAGGGAGAACGGTTGATGGCTTCTCAGAGCTAAAGTCATCTGTCCGGAACAAAACTAATTATGACGCCTTCTGCATTCAGTCACAGAACC GTGTTGATGGGTTATCTCACCCTTCTCCTGCTCTTCCAACTGAAAGCAACTTTGACTCACTTTTTAAGGAATTCACCAGCTTTATTTTTGGCTCAGAGGAGAACGGTGGTTTGGTGACCCCTGCACAGCTCCAGTCCTTGTCTGGATACCAG TTTGGGGATGTGATGGTGACAGCGGGAGAGAGTGGACAGAGAGGAATGTTCTGGCTGCCAGGTCCTTGTATCACTGCTGACTGCATGGACACCAGTCCTGCAG TGTTTCTAAAGGATCAGAGCAGCTGGTGTTCTCGGCGTGTAGTCCTGCAGCAGGACTGTGTATCTCTGCCCGCTCTTCGCATGGACACCTACACCGACATCCGGCTCTTTGCA GGGAAGACTCAAGATGCAGCA GAGCTTGTTCCTGTGGAGGTGGCTTCAGTCGTCCTGCAGTCTGTCGATGGGACTCAGACAGCGCTGAAGGTCAATGGAGAAGAACACCTCAACCCTGTTCTCCTGAACTCGACCTTCTGTGCTAATGTGGTGCTGAAG GTTGCTTATGTGACTAAGTACAACCCAGCTGGTGAAATAGTGAATGTGACGGTGTCTTTGGTACTTGGATTTGTCCGTAAAGCAGCACTACGCCTGGAACAGGAGTTTCACATCACATTTGTCCAG GAGAATGGGGAGGAGGTGGCCGTCCACTACAGTGGAAATCCAGGTTATGTGGTTGGACTACCTCTTGTGTCTGGAACAAGAACAGCAGA AGGGATTGCTCGAAGCGTCAACCCTCGAGACACAGTATCTCTTCTCCATAGTGCTGAGGACCAGGATTGTCTGCAGGGACCACATCAACGCTCCCCTGTCTTGTTCGGTCTGGACTCTGTGTCCGGCTGCACATTAAG ACTGGAAGATGCTGTCAACTGCTCCTtggtccttcaggtgcttttggATGTTCTGAGAGGACCCAATGCAATGTTTGTCGCATCTTTTGGAAATTCCCCGCTAGACTATCCATCAGACTGGGTGCCAATTGAGAGCACATTCAATCCTGGG GAAGCACAGAAGTGCAGAATCCCAATGTCGCTTCACATAGAAATTGAATGGACTAAATATGGATCATTGGTCAACCCTCAAGCTCAGATAGTGAGCATCAAAGAAGTAATCCAAACCAACACCACCAGTTTG GACAAGTTGTCTGGAGGAAGCAGCCTCTTGTCAATTAGGAGCTCTGTGGCCTTCGTACCAgtttctgctgctgctcttcctGGTTACAGAGCCACGCCCACCATCAATGCCAAACTCCCCTTTGActtcttcttcccttttgtttga
- the tctn1 gene encoding tectonic-1 isoform X3, producing MAVSAAVFLTTSNLFCLFLLSTAVTAHGNTTSYNLNTVYGDQNVTYNVTDNYTTTQPTEFDSTTPTTSNYISTDEPVQPTTPAEPLPVTRRLLPPVTEVGSVCPCDIDTDVCDINCCCDRACSEEVALFTGCLVDYVSGKKQLCSIDVATYLLGRTVDGFSELKSSVRNKTNYDAFCIQSQNRVDGLSHPSPALPTESNFDSLFKEFTSFIFGSEENGGLVTPAQLQSLSGYQFGDVMVTAGESGQRGMFWLPGPCITADCMDTSPAVFLKDQSSWCSRRVVLQQDCVSLPALRMDTYTDIRLFAGKTQDAALVPVEVASVVLQSVDGTQTALKVNGEEHLNPVLLNSTFCANVVLKVAYVTKYNPAGEIVNVTVSLVLGFVRKAALRLEQEFHITFVQENGEEVAVHYSGNPGYVVGLPLVSGTRTAEGIARSVNPRDTVSLLHSAEDQDCLQGPHQRSPVLFGLDSVSGCTLRLEDAVNCSLVLQVLLDVLRGPNAMFVASFGNSPLDYPSDWVPIESTFNPGEAQKCRIPMSLHIEIEWTKYGSLVNPQAQIVSIKEVIQTNTTSLDKLSGGSSLLSIRSSVAFVPVSAAALPGYRATPTINAKLPFDFFFPFV from the exons GGTATATGGTGACCAGAACGTAACATATAATGTTACGGACAACTATACAACCACACAGCCGACAGAGTTTGACTCGACAACCCCAACAACATCGAACTACATCAGTACAGACGAGCCTGTTCAGCCGACAACGCCCGCTGAACCTCTGCCCGTCACCCGCCGTCTGCTCCCTCCTGTCACTGAAG TTGGCAGCGTGTGTCCCTGTGACATAGACACGGATGTGTGTGACATCAACTGCTGCTGTGATAGAGCATGTAGTGAGGAGGTGGCTCTGTTCACCGGCTGCTTAGTGGACTACGTCAG TGGCAAAAAGCAGCTGTGCAGCATTGATGTAGCAACTTACTTATTAGGGAGAACGGTTGATGGCTTCTCAGAGCTAAAGTCATCTGTCCGGAACAAAACTAATTATGACGCCTTCTGCATTCAGTCACAGAACC GTGTTGATGGGTTATCTCACCCTTCTCCTGCTCTTCCAACTGAAAGCAACTTTGACTCACTTTTTAAGGAATTCACCAGCTTTATTTTTGGCTCAGAGGAGAACGGTGGTTTGGTGACCCCTGCACAGCTCCAGTCCTTGTCTGGATACCAG TTTGGGGATGTGATGGTGACAGCGGGAGAGAGTGGACAGAGAGGAATGTTCTGGCTGCCAGGTCCTTGTATCACTGCTGACTGCATGGACACCAGTCCTGCAG TGTTTCTAAAGGATCAGAGCAGCTGGTGTTCTCGGCGTGTAGTCCTGCAGCAGGACTGTGTATCTCTGCCCGCTCTTCGCATGGACACCTACACCGACATCCGGCTCTTTGCA GGGAAGACTCAAGATGCAGCA CTTGTTCCTGTGGAGGTGGCTTCAGTCGTCCTGCAGTCTGTCGATGGGACTCAGACAGCGCTGAAGGTCAATGGAGAAGAACACCTCAACCCTGTTCTCCTGAACTCGACCTTCTGTGCTAATGTGGTGCTGAAG GTTGCTTATGTGACTAAGTACAACCCAGCTGGTGAAATAGTGAATGTGACGGTGTCTTTGGTACTTGGATTTGTCCGTAAAGCAGCACTACGCCTGGAACAGGAGTTTCACATCACATTTGTCCAG GAGAATGGGGAGGAGGTGGCCGTCCACTACAGTGGAAATCCAGGTTATGTGGTTGGACTACCTCTTGTGTCTGGAACAAGAACAGCAGA AGGGATTGCTCGAAGCGTCAACCCTCGAGACACAGTATCTCTTCTCCATAGTGCTGAGGACCAGGATTGTCTGCAGGGACCACATCAACGCTCCCCTGTCTTGTTCGGTCTGGACTCTGTGTCCGGCTGCACATTAAG ACTGGAAGATGCTGTCAACTGCTCCTtggtccttcaggtgcttttggATGTTCTGAGAGGACCCAATGCAATGTTTGTCGCATCTTTTGGAAATTCCCCGCTAGACTATCCATCAGACTGGGTGCCAATTGAGAGCACATTCAATCCTGGG GAAGCACAGAAGTGCAGAATCCCAATGTCGCTTCACATAGAAATTGAATGGACTAAATATGGATCATTGGTCAACCCTCAAGCTCAGATAGTGAGCATCAAAGAAGTAATCCAAACCAACACCACCAGTTTG GACAAGTTGTCTGGAGGAAGCAGCCTCTTGTCAATTAGGAGCTCTGTGGCCTTCGTACCAgtttctgctgctgctcttcctGGTTACAGAGCCACGCCCACCATCAATGCCAAACTCCCCTTTGActtcttcttcccttttgtttga
- the tctn1 gene encoding tectonic-1 isoform X1: MAVSAAVFLTTSNLFCLFLLSTAVTAHGNTTSYNLNTVYGDQNVTYNVTDNYTTTQPTEFDSTTPTTSNYISTDEPVQPTTPAEPLPVTRRLLPPVTEVGSVCPCDIDTDVCDINCCCDRACSEEVALFTGCLVDYVSGKKQLCSIDVATYLLGRTVDGFSELKSSVRNKTNYDAFCIQSQNRVDGLSHPSPALPTESNFDSLFKEFTSFIFGSEENGGLVTPAQLQSLSGYQFGDVMVTAGESGQRGMFWLPGPCITADCMDTSPAVFLKDQSSWCSRRVVLQQDCVSLPALRMDTYTDIRLFAGKTQDAAMRVMLLELVPVEVASVVLQSVDGTQTALKVNGEEHLNPVLLNSTFCANVVLKVAYVTKYNPAGEIVNVTVSLVLGFVRKAALRLEQEFHITFVQENGEEVAVHYSGNPGYVVGLPLVSGTRTAEGIARSVNPRDTVSLLHSAEDQDCLQGPHQRSPVLFGLDSVSGCTLRLEDAVNCSLVLQVLLDVLRGPNAMFVASFGNSPLDYPSDWVPIESTFNPGEAQKCRIPMSLHIEIEWTKYGSLVNPQAQIVSIKEVIQTNTTSLDKLSGGSSLLSIRSSVAFVPVSAAALPGYRATPTINAKLPFDFFFPFV; encoded by the exons GGTATATGGTGACCAGAACGTAACATATAATGTTACGGACAACTATACAACCACACAGCCGACAGAGTTTGACTCGACAACCCCAACAACATCGAACTACATCAGTACAGACGAGCCTGTTCAGCCGACAACGCCCGCTGAACCTCTGCCCGTCACCCGCCGTCTGCTCCCTCCTGTCACTGAAG TTGGCAGCGTGTGTCCCTGTGACATAGACACGGATGTGTGTGACATCAACTGCTGCTGTGATAGAGCATGTAGTGAGGAGGTGGCTCTGTTCACCGGCTGCTTAGTGGACTACGTCAG TGGCAAAAAGCAGCTGTGCAGCATTGATGTAGCAACTTACTTATTAGGGAGAACGGTTGATGGCTTCTCAGAGCTAAAGTCATCTGTCCGGAACAAAACTAATTATGACGCCTTCTGCATTCAGTCACAGAACC GTGTTGATGGGTTATCTCACCCTTCTCCTGCTCTTCCAACTGAAAGCAACTTTGACTCACTTTTTAAGGAATTCACCAGCTTTATTTTTGGCTCAGAGGAGAACGGTGGTTTGGTGACCCCTGCACAGCTCCAGTCCTTGTCTGGATACCAG TTTGGGGATGTGATGGTGACAGCGGGAGAGAGTGGACAGAGAGGAATGTTCTGGCTGCCAGGTCCTTGTATCACTGCTGACTGCATGGACACCAGTCCTGCAG TGTTTCTAAAGGATCAGAGCAGCTGGTGTTCTCGGCGTGTAGTCCTGCAGCAGGACTGTGTATCTCTGCCCGCTCTTCGCATGGACACCTACACCGACATCCGGCTCTTTGCA GGGAAGACTCAAGATGCAGCA ATGCGTGTGATGTTGCTGGAGCTTGTTCCTGTGGAGGTGGCTTCAGTCGTCCTGCAGTCTGTCGATGGGACTCAGACAGCGCTGAAGGTCAATGGAGAAGAACACCTCAACCCTGTTCTCCTGAACTCGACCTTCTGTGCTAATGTGGTGCTGAAG GTTGCTTATGTGACTAAGTACAACCCAGCTGGTGAAATAGTGAATGTGACGGTGTCTTTGGTACTTGGATTTGTCCGTAAAGCAGCACTACGCCTGGAACAGGAGTTTCACATCACATTTGTCCAG GAGAATGGGGAGGAGGTGGCCGTCCACTACAGTGGAAATCCAGGTTATGTGGTTGGACTACCTCTTGTGTCTGGAACAAGAACAGCAGA AGGGATTGCTCGAAGCGTCAACCCTCGAGACACAGTATCTCTTCTCCATAGTGCTGAGGACCAGGATTGTCTGCAGGGACCACATCAACGCTCCCCTGTCTTGTTCGGTCTGGACTCTGTGTCCGGCTGCACATTAAG ACTGGAAGATGCTGTCAACTGCTCCTtggtccttcaggtgcttttggATGTTCTGAGAGGACCCAATGCAATGTTTGTCGCATCTTTTGGAAATTCCCCGCTAGACTATCCATCAGACTGGGTGCCAATTGAGAGCACATTCAATCCTGGG GAAGCACAGAAGTGCAGAATCCCAATGTCGCTTCACATAGAAATTGAATGGACTAAATATGGATCATTGGTCAACCCTCAAGCTCAGATAGTGAGCATCAAAGAAGTAATCCAAACCAACACCACCAGTTTG GACAAGTTGTCTGGAGGAAGCAGCCTCTTGTCAATTAGGAGCTCTGTGGCCTTCGTACCAgtttctgctgctgctcttcctGGTTACAGAGCCACGCCCACCATCAATGCCAAACTCCCCTTTGActtcttcttcccttttgtttga
- the hvcn1 gene encoding voltage-gated hydrogen channel 1 isoform X1 — MFLSRVSACCPTAATPKHSLVETEKDSLFTRTAARISAKSGGKPAEVGLWSTLFVEPAVMARYLGYFTTVGDGQPVQWEDEELHVNNEQLSPATGQFHTTLTFRDSLQRLYGSERFQVLVVCLVILDAIFVLAELLIDLSVIQLEHGHLAPEVFHYLSLALLTFFMVELGGKLYAYRLEFFQHKFEVFDGVVVVVSFVLELVFIFHEDAFDGMGLLILLRLWRVARIINGIMVSVKTRADQRIHKLKESYDHLVQRVTELQERSDKLEQENQKLQSLLKNNSIVF; from the exons ATGTTTTTATCACGAGTTTCAGCCTGCTGTCCAACAGCGGCGACCCCTAAACATTCGCTGGTAGAAACAGAAAAGGACAGTTTATTCACCCGAACTGCTGCTCGAATCTCTGCTAAATCTGGTGGGAAAC CTGCTGAGGTGGGGCTTTGGTCCACTCTTTTTGTTGAGCCTGCCGTCATGGCTCGGTACCTAGGCTACTTCACCACCGTGGGCGATGGGCAGCCGGTCCAGTGGGAGGATGAAGAGCTGCACGTAAACAACGAGCAGCTGAGTCCGGCCACTGGCCAGTTTCACACAACGCTGACCTTCAGGGATTCACTGCAGAGGCTCTACGGCTCAGAGCGGTTCCAG gtgttggtggtgtgtctGGTAATCCTGGATGCCATCTTTGTTCTGGCAGAGCTGCTTATCGATCTGTCTGTGATCCAGTTGGAACATGGCCACCTTGCTCCTGAG GTGTTCCACTACCTGAGCTTGGCTCTTCTCACATTCTTCATGGTGGAGCTGGGTGGTAAGCTGTACGCTTACCGCCTAGAGTTCTTTCAAcacaagtttgaggtgtttgatggtgtggtggtggtggtttccTTTGTGTTGGAGCTTGTGTTCATCTTCCATGAGGACGCCTTTGATGGAATGGGTCTCCTCATCCTGCTTCGACTCTGGAGGGTGGCCAGAATTATCAATG GTATCATGGTATCAGTGAAAACCCGTGCAGACCAGAGGATTcacaagctgaaggagagctATGACCACCTGGTTCAAAGAGTCACAGAGCTACAGGAGCGCAGTGATAAACTG GAACAAGAGAACCAGAAACTGCAATCCCTCCTAAAGAACAACAGCATAGTCTTCTAA
- the hvcn1 gene encoding voltage-gated hydrogen channel 1 isoform X2, which yields MFLSRVSACCPTAATPKHSLVETEKDSLFTRTAARISAKSAAEVGLWSTLFVEPAVMARYLGYFTTVGDGQPVQWEDEELHVNNEQLSPATGQFHTTLTFRDSLQRLYGSERFQVLVVCLVILDAIFVLAELLIDLSVIQLEHGHLAPEVFHYLSLALLTFFMVELGGKLYAYRLEFFQHKFEVFDGVVVVVSFVLELVFIFHEDAFDGMGLLILLRLWRVARIINGIMVSVKTRADQRIHKLKESYDHLVQRVTELQERSDKLVIHYNFILDQNDYLDLPF from the exons ATGTTTTTATCACGAGTTTCAGCCTGCTGTCCAACAGCGGCGACCCCTAAACATTCGCTGGTAGAAACAGAAAAGGACAGTTTATTCACCCGAACTGCTGCTCGAATCTCTGCTAAATCTG CTGCTGAGGTGGGGCTTTGGTCCACTCTTTTTGTTGAGCCTGCCGTCATGGCTCGGTACCTAGGCTACTTCACCACCGTGGGCGATGGGCAGCCGGTCCAGTGGGAGGATGAAGAGCTGCACGTAAACAACGAGCAGCTGAGTCCGGCCACTGGCCAGTTTCACACAACGCTGACCTTCAGGGATTCACTGCAGAGGCTCTACGGCTCAGAGCGGTTCCAG gtgttggtggtgtgtctGGTAATCCTGGATGCCATCTTTGTTCTGGCAGAGCTGCTTATCGATCTGTCTGTGATCCAGTTGGAACATGGCCACCTTGCTCCTGAG GTGTTCCACTACCTGAGCTTGGCTCTTCTCACATTCTTCATGGTGGAGCTGGGTGGTAAGCTGTACGCTTACCGCCTAGAGTTCTTTCAAcacaagtttgaggtgtttgatggtgtggtggtggtggtttccTTTGTGTTGGAGCTTGTGTTCATCTTCCATGAGGACGCCTTTGATGGAATGGGTCTCCTCATCCTGCTTCGACTCTGGAGGGTGGCCAGAATTATCAATG GTATCATGGTATCAGTGAAAACCCGTGCAGACCAGAGGATTcacaagctgaaggagagctATGACCACCTGGTTCAAAGAGTCACAGAGCTACAGGAGCGCAGTGATAAACTGGTGATTCATTATAACTTCATACTAGATCAGAACGATTATTTAGATTTACCTTTCTAA